CCCGACGGCGGCCAGCGCGGCCCGCCGGTAGGCCATGTCCGCGGTGATCCAGTTCCCGTCGGCGAGGCCGGCGGTGACCCGCTCCCAGTCGGTGGGGTGGCGGTCCGCCGGCAGCGGCACCTCGACCCAGCCCTGCACGCCGCCGACCGCGTCGGCCGCCGCGAGGTCGTCGCGCAGCCGCCGGCACCAGTCCGGCGCGGGCCGCACGTCGTCGTCCAGGAAGACCACCCACGACCCGCGGGCCGCCCGCCAGCCCAGGTTGCGGGCCGCCGCCGGGCCCGCGCCCCGCCCGGTCAGCACCTTCGTGTACGCCGCCAGTGCTCCCGGCACCGCCAGCTCGCCGGTGCCGTCGTGCCGGCCGTCGTTGTCGTCGCGGCGGTCGTCGACCAGCAGCAGCTCCACCTCGGGCAGCTCGTCGAGCTGGCCGGCGAGCACGTCGAGCAGTGCCGTCAGGCTCGGCCGGCCGAGCGTCGGCACCACCACGCTGATCACCGGTCACCGCCGAGCGTCCGACGGTGCACCGCGAACGGGCCGAGGGCGAGCAGGTCCACCGGGGCCGAGCCGAACAGCTCCATCGCCTCGCGCGGGGTGTCCACCATCGGCCGGCCGGCGGTGTTCAGCGAGGTGTTCACCACCACCGGCAGCCCGGTCAGCCGCTCGAACTCGGCCAGCAGCTCGGCCACCACCGGCTCGGTGTCGGCGTGCACGGTCTGCACCCGGGCGGTGCCGTCGACGTGGGTGACGGCCGGGATGCGGTCCCGCCACTCCGGCTTAACCCGGTGCACGAAGAGCATGTACGGGCTGGGGTAGACGCCGTCGAAGAGCTCCGCGAAGCGTTCCGCGCGGACCATCGGGGCGATCGGCCGGAACTGCTCCCGGCCCTTGACGTCGTTCATCCGGCGGGTGGTGTCCGGGTCGCCGGGGTGGGCGAGCAGCGACCGGTGGCCCAGCGCGCGGGGGCCGTACTCGCTGCGGCCCTGGTACCAGGCGACGATGCCGTTGTCGGCGAGCACCCGGGCCGCCTCGGCCGCGATCGACGCCGGCCGGGTGTACGTCAGCGCGGCCCGGCGCAGCTCCGCCTCCAGCTCCTCGTCGGACCAGCCGCGCCCCAGGTCGGCCCCGGCCATCGCGGTGGACCGGTCGCCGAGCGTGCCGGCCACGTGCAGGGCCGCGCCGAGCGCCGTCCCCGAGTCGCCCGCCGCCGGCTGCACCCACACGTCCCGGTACGGCCCCTCGGCGGCGAGGCGCGCGTTCGCCACGCAGTTCAGCGCCACCCCGCCGGCCATGGCCAGGGTGGACGCGCCGCCGGAGGCGTCGTACAGCCAGCGGGACAGGTCGAGGACGACCTCCTCCAGCCGGGCCTGCACGCTGGACGCCAGGTCGGCGTGCTCGGCGGTCAGCTCGCCACCGGCGGCGACCGCCTTGGCCATGCTGCCCCAGTCGATCCGGTCCACGTGGAAGCCACCCTCGGGCGTGACCCGGACCAGCTCGCGCAGCAGACCCAGGTGCTTCGGCTCGCCGTACGAGGCCAGCGCCATCACCTTGTACTCGTCGCTGGAGTGCAGGAAGCCCAGGTGCCGGGTCAGGTCCTCGTAGAGCAGGCCGAGCGAGTGCGGCAGCTCCTGCGAGTGGAGCGACGAGAGTTCCCCGCCCCGGTAGACGCCCGCGAGGTGGCTGGCCACCTCGCCGCGACCGTCCAGCACCAGCACCGCGGTGTCGTCGCCGGCCGGCGGGGCGGCCAGCCCGGCGGAGGCGGCGTGCGCCACGTGGTGCGGCACGAACCGCACCTTCTCCGGGTCGAGGCCGGGCAGCGCGGCGGCGAGGAACTGCGGGGCCCGGGTGGCGTAGTCGACGCGCAGCCAGTCCCACGGGTCGGCGAGGCCGAGGCTGCCGGCGTCCCGGCAGAGCCCGGGGTCGAACGAGTACGCGACCGCGTCGAGGCTGTCGACGTCGATCCCGGCGCTGGTCAGGCACCACGCGGCGGACAGCTCCGGCAGTTCCCACGCGGAGAACGGCACGGGACGCTTGCCGTGCTTGCGGCGGCTGAACCGTTCCTCTTCGGCGGCGGCCACCACCGTGCCGTCGACCACCAGGGCAGCGGCGGGATCGTGGAAGACCGCGTTGATTCCAAGGACGCGCATGGGAGGTCCGTACCCTGGTGTCCGCTGCCTAACCTGTAGATCATCGACTTCTCCGGGCAGGTCGTCGGCCCGATGGGAGATCGTCACGGGCCGTGCCGTCCGGCGCTGTCCAGGGACCAGCGCCCCTGGTCGCCACCCGTTGCGGGGAGCAGGCTGAGCAAAGAGGTGACGGTGGCTCCCGTTTTGCGGCGGGCGGCCACCGGCATGACGAACGTGAACCCCGGGAGGTACCCGTGTCCCCGTCCTCGCTCTCCGAACTGATCGAGGAGCAACTCACCCTGGCCCACGCCACCGACAGCGGACGCAGTGCCCGTACGGTCTACGGTGGAGCCGGCCGCCCGCTGCGGCAGACCCTGCTCGTGCTGGTCGCGGGCCGTGCGCTCGAGGAGCACGCCAGCCCCGGCGCGGCGACCCTGCAGGTGCTGCGCGGCCGGGTCCGCCTGGTCGCCGACGACCGGTCCTGGACGGGGGTGACCGGCGACCTGCTGCCGATCCCGGACGCCCGGCACGCCCTGCACGCCGACGAGGACTCCGCGGTGCTGCTCACGGTCGCCCTCGGCTGACCTCGACCCGACAAGGGCCCCTGTCCCGGTGGGAACCCACCGGGACAGGGGCCTCGCGCAGCTGTGGCTCAGACCCGCTGGTCGTGGAGCATGCCCGGCCCGAACACCTCGTACGCGATCCGCTCGCTCGGCACGCCGCGGCGCAGCAGGCCGCCCCGGACCGTGGTCATGAACGGCACCGGGCCGCAGAGGTGCACGTGTGCCTCCGGGGTGAGCGGGATGAGTTCCGGGTCGACCAGGCCGGCGGCGACCTCCGCCTTCAGGCCGCTGAGCTGGCCGTCGGTGACGTCCTCGTACCAGAGGCGCAGCTGCAGGTTGGGCAGCTGTTCCTGGAGCCGGGGCAGCTCGTTGCGCAGCGCGTGCGCGGTTCCCGCCCGGTCGGCGTGCACCAGCACCACCGGACGATCGGGTTCGGTGACCGCCAGGTGCTCCAGCGCCGCCATCGCCGGGGTGAGTCCGATGCCGGCGCTGACCAGCAGCAGCGGGCCCTCGCCGGCCACCGCGCTGACCTCGCCGCAGGCCGGGCTGAGCCGCAGGACGTCACCGGCTGCGACCCGCTCGTGCAGGAAGGTGGAGACGACGCCGTCGGGTGCGCCGGCGACGCCGCGTACCCGCTTCACGGTGATCCGCCAGTGGTCGGCGTCCGGGCAACCGGAGAGGCTGTACTGCCGGATCTGCTGGCCCCCGTCGCTGTCGAGGTCCACCGCGACGGAGACGTACTGCCCGGGGGTGAAGGTGGGCACCGGGCCGCCGTCGGCCGGGACCAGCGTGAACGAGACGACCTCCGGGGTCTCCTCGACCCGGCTAGCGACCCGCCACTCCCGCCAGATCGACTGGCCCTCGGCGATGCCGGCCTCGGTGTAGAGGCGGGCCTCGCGGGCGATGAGCTCGCAGGCGAACAGCCAGTAGACCTCGTCCCAGGCGGCGGCCACCTCGGGGGTGACGGCGTCCCCCAGCACCTCGCCGATCGCGGCCATCAGGTGCCGCCCGACGATCGTGTACTGGGGAGCCCGGATGCCGAGCGAGACGTGCTTCTGGGCGATCCGTTCCAGGATCGGCGTCCAGGAGGCGTCGTTGCCGCCGAGGAGGTGCTCGGCGTACGCCACCACGGAGGCGGCGAGCGCCGCCTTCTGCGCCCCGTTGGCCTGGTTGCCCCGGTTGAAGACGTTGAGCAGTTCGGGGTGCGCCGCGAACATGCGCGGGTAGAAGCAACCGGTGATCGCCTCTCCGTGGGCCTGCACGACGGGCAGGGTCGCCTTCACCACGGCTGCGGATGATTCAGAGAGCACGACTACTCCTTGGGGTTCGGTGGGACGAACCCCACTTAACAGGAGTCTTAAAGTCCACTTCTAGGTCGAAGGTCCCGGGTCCGGGGGTCGTCCGGATCACACCGACCGTGGGCCTCCTGGCCGGTATCGCGGGGCGTTCGCGCTGGTTAGGGTCACTCTTGTGAAGCTCAACCGGTCCACCGACATGGCGTTGCGGATCGCCATGCTCACCGCCGCGTCCCCGGCGCGCACCACGGTGGATGAACTCGCCACGCGGCTCGCGCTGCCCCGCAGCCACGTGGCCAAGGTGGTCCAGCGGTTGCAGCATCTCGGCGTGCTGGTCACCATCCGGGGCCGCTCCGGCGGGGTGGCCTTCGCCGAGCACGCCGCCGAGCTGACCGTCGGGCAGGTCGTCCGGGCCTTCGAGGGGGACGACGAGGTGGTCGCCTGCGAGCAGCCGGTCTGCCCGCTGATCGCCGGCTGCCGGCTGCGCGGCAGGCTGCGCCGGGCCCAGGCCGCCTTCCTGGCCGTCCTCGACGACACCCGCCTCGGCGACCTGGTGGACGACCCGACCGGCCCGCTCCTGCTCGGCCTGGGCGCCCCGGCCGCGCACGAGTGAGGCCGGTGGGGCGGTCCCGCCGGGACCGCCCCACCGTGGCGAGGGTCAGCCGACGGTCACCGAGCCGTCGGGGGCCCGGACGCAGGAGACCGCCCGGGCGGCCGTCGCGGCGGCGCCGGCGAGGCAGCGGCCGAGCACCCGGTGGCCCGCCGCGCTCGGGTGCCAGGATTCCTGGCAGGTCTGGAAGTACGTCCCGCAGGCGTTCGCGATCCGCTGGATGTCGAGCTTGTCATAGCCGGAGAGGCTGGTCACGAAGACGCCGGTCGGACCGTCCTGGAGCCGGATCGGGGTGGCCAGCGCGTTGGCCGGGCTGCCCGCCGACTCGCAGAGCCGGGCCCCGTCGAAGGCCCGCTGCACGTTCAGATAGACCAGGTCGGCGCTCGGGAACTCGGCGGCGAGGTTGGCCCGGACCGAGCTGACCAGCGTGCCGAGGCCCTGCGAGAAGCGCTGGCCGGGGGCGAGGCTGGCCCGGTGGATCGGGCAGCCGGCCGCGTACCGCTCGGCGCCGAGGGCGCGGAACTTGTCCCGGGTGTCGTCCCGGCTGTCCTCGTCCCAGTAGACCGAGGCGAGCTCCGGCGGCAGCGGGTTGGTGTAGTCCTGGAACACGATCCGGTGCTGACCGTCGGCGTCGATCTGGTCCAGGGTGGTGAGGATCTGGCGTACGGCCGCCGTGGTCTCCGCGGTCGCGGCGCTGAACTGGGCGGACGTGGCCAGGTCGGCGTCCGTGCAGGGCTTCTGCTCCACCGGCCCGCCGAGGTACGCCCAGAACTCCCACCAACCGGTCCAGGCGTCGGCGATGAACCGGTTGGCGCACTTCTCGGCCACGCTGCCGAAGGTGAACGAGCTGTTGTTCGAGCCGAGACCGATCAGCACCAGGTCGATGTCGTGCGACTGGCCGACCGCGCGGAGCTGGTCGAGCTGGGCGGCGACCTGCCGACCCTTGGCCCGGGTGGCGGAGGCGTTGGCGATGTCGTAGGGCTGCCCGCCGGAGCAGGCCAGGTTGAACCGGTCGGCGATGCCGGGCAGGTCCGCCTGGAACAGCGAGGCGTTCGGGGAGCGGTGGCAGAAGTAGGCGTTGCTGTTCGGCGCGGACCAGCCGGGGAAGCCCTGGGCCACCCCGCTGACGTCCACCACCGGGGCGTACGCGCCGGCGCCCTCGCCGCTGATGAAGCTGTCGCCCAGCGCGACGGCGGCGGTGGGCAGGGCGGCGGCGGCCGGCCCCGGCGGCGCGACGGCGGTCGACAGCGCGGCCGACGCGACGGCGAGCGCGGCGGCCAGGGCGGTACGACGGAGCACGGACATACGCGGCCTCCATCCAGGAATGGAAATATGAAAGATCCTCTGGATGGCGATCAGATCACGGGGGTGTGACGCACGTCAACGCCCCGACATAGGGTCGGTCGATGGAAGCCCCCGTGCACCGCTCGGTCTCCACCTGGCAGCAGCCCCTGCCGCCGGCCGGCTCCCCGGCCCGGCGGGCGCTGATCGACCTGCTCGCCGCCCGCGTCCTGGCGCTGAGCCCCGGGCGGCTGCGGGTGGGTATCGACGGGTTCGCCGCCGCCGGCAAGACCTCCCTCGGGCACGAACTCGCGGCCCGGATCGCCGCCGCCGGGCGCCCGGTCCTGCGGGCCAGCCTGGACGACTTCAAGCGCCCCTGGCGGGACCGCCATCTGTACGACCGGCTCTCCGGCCCCGGGTACTACCGCAACGCCGCCGACCTCCCGGCGATCCGCGACCTGCTGCTCGGCCCGGCCGGCCCCACCGGCAGCGGACGCTGCGTGCTGTGCCTGCGCGACCCGCTGACCCAGCGCGAGCACACCGACGTGGTCACGTCCGCCGCCCCGGACGCCGTACTGGTCGTCGACGGGGTCTTCGCGTTCCGTCCCGAGCTGGACGACCTCTGGGACCAGCGGATCTGGCTCGAAGTGCCCGCCGAGCTGGCGGTCCGCCGAGGGGTGGACCGGGACGCCGACCGGGAGGGCGCCGAGGAGGCCGAGCGGCTGCACCGGGACCGCTACCTCGCCGCACAGCAGGTCTACCTGGCCGAGGCGGACCCGGTCGGCCGGGCCGACCTGGTCATCGACAACGCGGACTTCGCCCGACCCCGGCTGCTGCGCGGCTGACCAACCCCCGGGACGCCCCTCCCGGCCGGGACGGGGAAGACGCCACCGGTGCGCGTCGTTGACGTGTCCGGGCCACCCGGAGCACGGTGGGGGAGAGCCCGGCGGAAAGGGCACGAAACGGCGTACCGCGCCGGGTGCCACGG
The Micromonospora sp. R77 DNA segment above includes these coding regions:
- a CDS encoding glycosyltransferase family 2 protein, coding for MISVVVPTLGRPSLTALLDVLAGQLDELPEVELLLVDDRRDDNDGRHDGTGELAVPGALAAYTKVLTGRGAGPAAARNLGWRAARGSWVVFLDDDVRPAPDWCRRLRDDLAAADAVGGVQGWVEVPLPADRHPTDWERVTAGLADGNWITADMAYRRAALAAVGGFDERFPRAYREDAELAHRVRRAGWRLVRGERRVTHPVRPESRWVRLRTQRGNADDALLRRRTARPGADLPTTPGRRPRHVAVTAAGAVALAAAVAWAGIPPPPARPVLGVTAGLAALGWAAGTAEFAGPGSRPAREPPTRSPPCW
- a CDS encoding carbamoyltransferase C-terminal domain-containing protein, which codes for MRVLGINAVFHDPAAALVVDGTVVAAAEEERFSRRKHGKRPVPFSAWELPELSAAWCLTSAGIDVDSLDAVAYSFDPGLCRDAGSLGLADPWDWLRVDYATRAPQFLAAALPGLDPEKVRFVPHHVAHAASAGLAAPPAGDDTAVLVLDGRGEVASHLAGVYRGGELSSLHSQELPHSLGLLYEDLTRHLGFLHSSDEYKVMALASYGEPKHLGLLRELVRVTPEGGFHVDRIDWGSMAKAVAAGGELTAEHADLASSVQARLEEVVLDLSRWLYDASGGASTLAMAGGVALNCVANARLAAEGPYRDVWVQPAAGDSGTALGAALHVAGTLGDRSTAMAGADLGRGWSDEELEAELRRAALTYTRPASIAAEAARVLADNGIVAWYQGRSEYGPRALGHRSLLAHPGDPDTTRRMNDVKGREQFRPIAPMVRAERFAELFDGVYPSPYMLFVHRVKPEWRDRIPAVTHVDGTARVQTVHADTEPVVAELLAEFERLTGLPVVVNTSLNTAGRPMVDTPREAMELFGSAPVDLLALGPFAVHRRTLGGDR
- a CDS encoding cupin domain-containing protein, whose protein sequence is MSPSSLSELIEEQLTLAHATDSGRSARTVYGGAGRPLRQTLLVLVAGRALEEHASPGAATLQVLRGRVRLVADDRSWTGVTGDLLPIPDARHALHADEDSAVLLTVALG
- a CDS encoding globin domain-containing protein, whose protein sequence is MLSESSAAVVKATLPVVQAHGEAITGCFYPRMFAAHPELLNVFNRGNQANGAQKAALAASVVAYAEHLLGGNDASWTPILERIAQKHVSLGIRAPQYTIVGRHLMAAIGEVLGDAVTPEVAAAWDEVYWLFACELIAREARLYTEAGIAEGQSIWREWRVASRVEETPEVVSFTLVPADGGPVPTFTPGQYVSVAVDLDSDGGQQIRQYSLSGCPDADHWRITVKRVRGVAGAPDGVVSTFLHERVAAGDVLRLSPACGEVSAVAGEGPLLLVSAGIGLTPAMAALEHLAVTEPDRPVVLVHADRAGTAHALRNELPRLQEQLPNLQLRLWYEDVTDGQLSGLKAEVAAGLVDPELIPLTPEAHVHLCGPVPFMTTVRGGLLRRGVPSERIAYEVFGPGMLHDQRV
- a CDS encoding Rrf2 family transcriptional regulator, whose product is MKLNRSTDMALRIAMLTAASPARTTVDELATRLALPRSHVAKVVQRLQHLGVLVTIRGRSGGVAFAEHAAELTVGQVVRAFEGDDEVVACEQPVCPLIAGCRLRGRLRRAQAAFLAVLDDTRLGDLVDDPTGPLLLGLGAPAAHE
- a CDS encoding uridine kinase encodes the protein MEAPVHRSVSTWQQPLPPAGSPARRALIDLLAARVLALSPGRLRVGIDGFAAAGKTSLGHELAARIAAAGRPVLRASLDDFKRPWRDRHLYDRLSGPGYYRNAADLPAIRDLLLGPAGPTGSGRCVLCLRDPLTQREHTDVVTSAAPDAVLVVDGVFAFRPELDDLWDQRIWLEVPAELAVRRGVDRDADREGAEEAERLHRDRYLAAQQVYLAEADPVGRADLVIDNADFARPRLLRG